TGGACACCGCCGAGTGCTACATCAACTCGGAAGAGCAGATCGCGCGGGCGATCGGCCACCGGCGCAAGGACTTCTACCTCTTCACCAAGTGCGGGCACTGGGTCGAAGACGGAAGAGACAAAGAGTGGGGCTGGACCAAGGATGGCGTGCTCGCTTCCATCGAGCGAAGCCTTCGCCGCCTGAAAACCGACTACGTCGAACTCGTTCAGCTCCACTCGTGTCCGAAGGAAGTGCTGCAGAAGAGCAACTGCATCGAAGGACTCGAGGCAGCGAAGAAAGCCGGGAAGACGCGATTCATCGGCTATTCCGGCGATCGCCAGGATGCGCTCTACGCCGTTGAATGCGGGCGCTTCGACACGCTGCAGACATCGGTGAACATCGCCGATCAGGAATGCATCGAACTCTTTTTGCCGCAAGCGAAAGAACGCAACATGGGCGTGATCGCCAAGCGCCCGATCGCCAATGCCGCGTGGCGACACGACCAGGATCCGCACGACTACGGCTCGGTCTATTGGCAGCGCCTCCAGAAACTGCAATACCCGTTCGCGACCGGCGACGCACGCAGCAAGCAAGGGCCTGATGGCCCGGTCGGCGTCGCGCTGCGGTTTACCTTGCAGCAGCCGGGTGTGCACGTCGCGATCGTCGGAACCAGCAAGCCCGAGCGCTGGTCGCAGAACGCGGCACTCACGCAGCCCGGCCCGCTCTCGCCCGATCAACTCAAGGCGATCCGAGATCGATGGAAAGCCGTCGCGCTCGCCGACTGGGGCGGCATGACCTGAAGAGGTCGTGTGTCCGCGCATCCTGCGTCAGATACTCTCTATCGACTCAGGACTCAGGACCAAGCACACAGGATTCTTCCTCAACTCCCGCACACTTCCGCAAACTTGAGCGCGAGGATTTCCGCCGAGCGCTCCGGCTCGCCGAGTCCCGTTTTCTGGCGCACATCCGCCTTCACGCACGCATCGAGCAGGTCCGCCGCCGAATTCGGATCAACCTTCCCCGCC
The DNA window shown above is from Phycisphaeraceae bacterium and carries:
- a CDS encoding aldo/keto reductase is translated as MKPVKIEHRAFGNTGLNVAVLGFGGSEIGYERTDEAVVTRLLNAALDAGLNVVDTAECYINSEEQIARAIGHRRKDFYLFTKCGHWVEDGRDKEWGWTKDGVLASIERSLRRLKTDYVELVQLHSCPKEVLQKSNCIEGLEAAKKAGKTRFIGYSGDRQDALYAVECGRFDTLQTSVNIADQECIELFLPQAKERNMGVIAKRPIANAAWRHDQDPHDYGSVYWQRLQKLQYPFATGDARSKQGPDGPVGVALRFTLQQPGVHVAIVGTSKPERWSQNAALTQPGPLSPDQLKAIRDRWKAVALADWGGMT